The following coding sequences lie in one Arachis ipaensis cultivar K30076 chromosome B03, Araip1.1, whole genome shotgun sequence genomic window:
- the LOC107634131 gene encoding zinc finger A20 and AN1 domain-containing stress-associated protein 3, whose amino-acid sequence MAEEHRCQAPRLCVNNCGFFGSPTTNGLCSKCYRNLQLKEQQSSSAKLVLNQTLQVPPAAEPISTPSASTSSSCTEELDRPCSAAVMEEKVAANRCARCRRRVGLTGFKCRCGLTLCGSHRHPEQHSCHFDFKGFGREQIAKANPLIKADKLNKI is encoded by the coding sequence ATGGCGGAAGAACACAGGTGCCAAGCTCCACGCCTCTGCGTAAATAATTGTGGATTCTTTGGAAGCCCGACCACAAACGGCCTCTGCTCCAAGTGCTATCGCAATCTCCAGCTTAAGGAGCAGCAGTCTTCCTCTGCCAAATTGGTCCTCAACCAAACCCTGCAGGTTCCTCCGGCAGCAGAACCTATTTCTACTCCTTCagcatcaacatcatcatcttgTACGGAGGAGCTTGATCGTCCTTGCAGCGCAGCAGTGATGGAGGAGAAGGTAGCAGCGAATCGGTGTGCAAGATGCAGGAGGCGTGTGGGGCTTACGGGGTTCAAGTGCAGGTGTGGGTTGACGTTGTGTGGGTCCCATCGGCACCCAGAACAACACTCATGCCACTTCGATTTCAAGGGATTCGGGAGGGAGCAAATCGCAAAGGCAAACCCTCTAATCAAGGCCGACAAGCTTAACAAGATTTGA